The region GATGGTCAGGCGGGCCCCTTCACCCAAGGCCAGTAGCTGGTCGACCATTTGTTCCACAGTCTGCTGGCTGATCGGCTTGCCGCACTTGGGGCAGTACGGCCGGCCGGCGCGGGCGAACAATAAGCGGAGATAGTCGTAAATCTCAGTTACGGTACCTACGGTTGAACGCGGATTACGGCTGGTAGTTTTCTGGTCAATCGATATCGCTGGTGACAAGCCTTCTATATAGTCAACATCCGGTTTGTCCATCTGGCCTAAAAATTGGCGGGCATAGGCGGACAGCGACTCGACATAACGACGTTGGCCTTCAGCGTAAATCGTGTCAAACGCCAGTGACGACTTGCCTGAACCGCTCAGGCCGGTAATAACCACTAACTGATTGCGCGGGATGGTTATGTCAATATTTTTTAAATTATGTTGTCTGGCGCCTTTTACAATGATACTTTCTGTCATTTCGTTTTCCTTTCTTTGAAGCTATTCTATATTAATAAATATCAATTATTAATTATTCGACTTATTCATTATACCAGCATTTTTAATATAATGGTAGCATTCCGCCACGGTAAAATTATAACCGGGCGTGTATCCAATCGGAATGTATGTTCGGTTGCCCAAGCAAAAAAATTTGCCCCCGCGGGCTATCTACTTTTATAATATGCCAAAATTACCACAAAAGTAAAGTAAAATCATATTTTATCCGATGACCAAGCCGCCGGATAAGTCGACATAGCTCCTACAACGTTTTTGAAAAATTGCACACAAAAGCTAAGAATCAAAAACGAGATTGCTTCACTGGCGTTCGCAATGACGATAGAGGAAACTGTAACTATTCCCCCGTCATTGCGAGCACCGTTGCTATGAGACCATATTCGAAGCAATAAGTCATTGAATCGTGCTAAGTTAGGCATTACGGCATCGCAGCGTGGCAAATTTATTACCTGTCCTTCTTCTTTTGGCGCTTAGGCGTTTTGCTGCCTTTTCCCGGCGCCTTGCCCTGCGGCTGTCCGCCGCCGGCTTTTTGCCTAAGTTCAACAATCATGTCCCTGAGCTCGGCCGCCCGTTCAAACTCAAGCTGCTTGGAGGCCTGGCGCATTTCCTTTTCCAGGCTGGCGGCCAATTCCAGCATATCGTTACGGCTCATGTTGCCGATACGGTCGACTTTGTAATCTGCCGGCGTTTCGGCTACTTTAGTGGTTTCTATGAGTTCTTTAACCCGTTTTTCGATGGTTTTGGGAGTTATACCGTGCTCGGTATTATAGGCCTGCTGGATGGCGCGGCGGCGCTCGGTTTCGCTTATGGCCCGGCGCATGGAATCGGTAATGGTATCGGCGTACATAATGACTTTGCCGTGAGCATTGCGGGCGGCGCGGCCAATTGTCTGAATGAGCGAGGTTTCAGAACGGAGAAAGCCTTCTTTATCGGCATCCAGAATGGCTACCAGCGATACTTCCGGCATGTCAAGACCTTCCCGCAACAGGTTGATGCCGACAAGCACGTCATGCACACCTGTCCTTAAGTCACGGATGATCTCGACCCGCTCAATTGTGGCAATATCCGAATGCAGGTAATTGACCTTGATCCCCATGCCTTTCAAATACTCAGTCAGGTTTTCAGCCATTTTCTTGGTCAAGGTCGTCACAAGCACCCGCTCGTTGACAGCTGTGCGCCGTTTAATTTCCTCCAGCAAATCGTCCATCTGGCCTTTGATGGGCCGTACTTCGATTTCAGGATCAACAAGGCCGGTAGGCCTGATAATCTGCTGAACCACCTGACTGGCGGCCTTAAGCTCGTAAGCGGCCGGAGTAGCCGATACATAAACAATTTGATTGATGCGGTCAACAAACTCCTCAAAAGTTAACGGGCGGTTATCAAAGGCCGAAGGCAGGCGGAAGCCGTTTTCCACCAGCGCTTCTTTGCGCGAACGGTCACCGGCGTACATAGCCCGCAGCTGCGGCAGCGTAACATGGGACTCATCAATCACAATCAGAAAGTCTTCGGGAAAGTAATCAACCAGCGTAAACGGCGCTTCCCCCGGCCGGCGGTTGGTCAGATGGCGCGAGTAGTTTTCGATGCCTGAACAGTAGCCCATCTCCAGCATCATTTCCAGGTCATAACGGGTGCGCTGTTCCAGCCGCTGGGCTTCCAGCAGTTTGCCGTTAGCCTTCAAACAGGCCAGGCGGTCCTCAAGTTCGGCCTCAATGTCCCGGACGGCCCGCAGCATATTTTCGCGGGAGGTGACATAGTGGGAAGCCGGATAAACAGCAATATGCTTGCGTTCAGCCACAATTTCCCCGGTCAGGGTATCAATCTCCAAAATGCGCTCAATTTCATCGCCAAACAACTCCACCCGCACTGCCTTTTCCCCATAGGCCGCCGGGAATATTTCAACGATGTCGCCGCGCACCCGGAATGTGCCGCGGGTAAAGTTGTAATCGTTACGCTCATATTGGATATCGACCAGCTTGCGCAAAATTTCGTCCCGGTCTTTCAGCTGGCCCTGCCGCAGGGACAGCACCAGGCCCCGGTATTCGTCCGGCGAACCCAAGCCGTAGATGCACGACACACTGGCGACAATGATTACATCCCGCCGTTCAAACAGTGAACTGGTAGCCGAGTGGCGGAGCTTATCAATTTCATCGTTAATTGAGGCGTCTTTTTCGATGTAGGTATCAGTCTGGGCAATATAAGCTTCCGGCTGGTAATAGTCATAATAGCTGACAAAGTATTCAACGGCATTATTGGGGAAAAACTCTTTAAACTCGCTGGCCAACTGTGCGGCCAGTGTTTTGTTGTGGGCAATGACCAGCGTGGGTTTTTGTACCGCTTCAATTACTTTGGCCATAGTGAACGTTTTGCCGGTGCCGGTGGCCCCCAGTAGTACCTGGGCGGTATCGCCCCGCCTGATACCTGCGGCCAAACGGACAATAGCGTCAGGCTGGTCGCCTGTCGGCGCAAAGGGAGACTCGACTTTAAAAGGAATGCCGCCTTCGTGGTAGACAGTATTAAGCTTGGGAACTGTGGTCGCCATATCTATATCACCTTATATCTGTTATTTTCGTGTAAGCTTGTCCTTTAACCAATCAATCAGACCATACCGTTCGGAGGTCAT is a window of Sporomusaceae bacterium ACPt DNA encoding:
- the uvrB gene encoding UvrABC system protein B — translated: MATTVPKLNTVYHEGGIPFKVESPFAPTGDQPDAIVRLAAGIRRGDTAQVLLGATGTGKTFTMAKVIEAVQKPTLVIAHNKTLAAQLASEFKEFFPNNAVEYFVSYYDYYQPEAYIAQTDTYIEKDASINDEIDKLRHSATSSLFERRDVIIVASVSCIYGLGSPDEYRGLVLSLRQGQLKDRDEILRKLVDIQYERNDYNFTRGTFRVRGDIVEIFPAAYGEKAVRVELFGDEIERILEIDTLTGEIVAERKHIAVYPASHYVTSRENMLRAVRDIEAELEDRLACLKANGKLLEAQRLEQRTRYDLEMMLEMGYCSGIENYSRHLTNRRPGEAPFTLVDYFPEDFLIVIDESHVTLPQLRAMYAGDRSRKEALVENGFRLPSAFDNRPLTFEEFVDRINQIVYVSATPAAYELKAASQVVQQIIRPTGLVDPEIEVRPIKGQMDDLLEEIKRRTAVNERVLVTTLTKKMAENLTEYLKGMGIKVNYLHSDIATIERVEIIRDLRTGVHDVLVGINLLREGLDMPEVSLVAILDADKEGFLRSETSLIQTIGRAARNAHGKVIMYADTITDSMRRAISETERRRAIQQAYNTEHGITPKTIEKRVKELIETTKVAETPADYKVDRIGNMSRNDMLELAASLEKEMRQASKQLEFERAAELRDMIVELRQKAGGGQPQGKAPGKGSKTPKRQKKKDR